Proteins encoded in a region of the Pelmatolapia mariae isolate MD_Pm_ZW linkage group LG6, Pm_UMD_F_2, whole genome shotgun sequence genome:
- the kif16ba gene encoding kinesin-like protein KIF16B isoform X1, translating to MASVRVAVRVRPMNRREKDLMAKCIIEMEGTKTSITNLKISDGVLGDSVREHTKTFTYDFSYDSMDCKSATFVSQEKVFKDLGSDVLKAAFEGYNACVFAYGQTGSGKSYTMMGAPGDAGLIPRICEGLFSRISEATRWDEASFRTEVSYLEIYNERVRDLLRRKSTQTYNLRVREHPKGGPYVEDLSKHLVQNYGDVEELMEAGNINRTTASTGMNDVSSRSHAIFTINFTQAKFDAEMPSETLSKIHLVDLAGSERADATGATGVRLKEGGNINKSLVTLGNVISALADMSQGGVNTNLKKKSVFVPYRDSVLTWLLKDSLGGNSKTIMIATVSPADVNYGETLSTLRYANRAKNIINKPTINEDANVRLIRELRAEIARLKALLVQGNQIALLDSPTALSMEEKLHQNEARVLELTKEWTNKWNETQNILKEETLALRKEGIGVVLDSELPHLIGIDDDLLSTGIILYHLKEGRTYVGREDASTEQDIILHGLDLESEHCMFENQNGTVTLVPLAGAQCSVNGVQVTEPSQLNQGAVILLGRTNMFRFNHPKEAAKLREKRKSGLLPTFSLSMTDLSKSCENLSTVMLYNPGLFTEKGPVFLRLEFERQQREELEKLEMKRRLIKEMEAKQQSEKAELERLQQEVESQRKESEEVQQRILRQEESLHRRSQDIESRLRDFLAEKERFEEERRSEINEVDLQRRRRRKEPQEREADRAEERDEQQRRHQEAAEQTEIYRELERLKREREEQRVRLETERRRLEEQEREQLSLVGRLEEQLREKHEAATALLTREDARRLEEEQQALAEIREALLRAKEAAERPDVEDAGEEARAAQSRYADFKAAQVKELDLLEEGLRQQRERLEKEVAAERGALLLLTHGLRERQQHLKETQEKGAQDATAVCHEEQLLRQAEHRLQLKERQLANLANGLLPALAEEKQRASELLERSGGGNGNCDRPPGLDNTLFQVEKELEDKEEKLSLHWHSARQLQQLQETYEFTANVARQEEKVRRKEKEILESKEKQQREAMEQAVARLERRHSALRRNVSLEPDSEEQRSKSSVARTPRTGAELDQQRVQREIQKLRQRISEGDDTSRTHSISSDERAGHGGSPASHIQGLSTLLPMSDDRINAYIEEEVQRRLRKMNLLNGSSMDLSLSTESLREEEEEVSDCSSVRLTDEEDEKLPNINPRKLKYQHLVSRPPGTSCGGLQEPVKISIPRYVLRGQGKDEHFEFEVKITVMDETWTVFRRYSRFREMHKSLKLKYPELAALDFPPKKLFGNRDERMVAERRNHLERYLRNLFRVMLSSSSSPLRADEDGLFHLSKRDVCDFSSFFKKGVFEYSSHGTG from the exons ATGGCGTCGGTCCGGGTGGCTGTGCGGGTCCGGCCCATGAACAGGCG GGAGAAGGATCTGATGGCAAAGTGCATCATCGAGATGGAAGGAACCAAAACCTCCATCACCAACCTGAAG atctccgATGGCGTCCTCGGCGACTCGGTGAGGGAGCACACCAAAACCTTCACGTACGACTTCTCCTACGACTCGATGGACTGTAAGAGCGCCACCTTCGTCTCTCAGGAAAAG GTTTTCAAAGATTTGGGCTCCGACGTGTTGAAGGCAGCGTTCGAGGGCTACAACGCCTGCGTCTTCGCCTACGGTCAGACGGGCTCCGGGAAGTCCTACACCATGATGGGAGCGCCG GGCGACGCCGGTCTGATCCCGAGGATCTGTGAGGGTTTGTTCAGTCGGATCTCGGAGGCCACTCGATGGGACGAAGCTTCGTTTCGCACAGAAGTCAG CTACCTGGAGATCTACAACGAGAGGGTCAGAGACCTGCTGAGGAGGAAGTCCACTCAGACCTACAACCTGAGGGTCAGGGAGCACCCGAAAGGCGGGCCCTACGTGGAAG ATCTGTCCAAACACCTGGTGCAGAACTACGGCGACGTGGAGGAGCTGATGGAGGCCGGAAACATCAACCGCACCACCGCCAGCACCGGCATGAACGACGTCAGCAGCCGCTCGcatgccatcttcaccatcaACTTCACACAG GCCAAGTTCGATGCCGAGATGCCCAGCGAAACCCTCAGTAAGATCCACCTGGTCGATCTGGCCGGCAGCGAGCGAGCTGACGCCACCGGAGCCACCGGCGTCCGACTGAAGGAGGGCGGGAACATCAACAAGTCGCTGGTCACCCTGGGCAACGTCATATCTGCTTTAG CCGACATGTCGCAGGGCGGCGTGAACACCAACCTGAAGAAGAAGTCGGTGTTCGTTCCCTACAGAGACTCGGTGCTGACGTGGCTGCTGAAGGACAGCCTGGGCGGAAACTCCAAGACCATCATGATCGCCA CCGTTTCTCCCGCCGACGTAAATTACGGCGAGACGCTCAGCACTCTGCGCTACGCCAACCGAGCCAAGAACATCATCAACAAACCCACCATCAACGAGGACGCCAACGTCAGGCTGATCCGAGAACTGCGGGCTGAAATCGCCCGGCTCAAAGCTCTGTTGGTCCAGGGCAACCAG ATCGCTCTGCTGGACTCGCCCACCGCTCTGAGCATGGAGGAGAAGCTGCACCAGAATGAAGCCCGG GTCTTGGAGCTGACTAAAGAGTGGACCAACAAATGGAACGAGACTCAAAACATCCTCAAG GAGGAGACGCTCGCTCTGAGGAAAGAGGGCATCGGCGTGGTGCTGGACTCCGAGCTGCCTCACCTCATCGGCATCGACGACGACCTCCTCAGCACCGGCATCATCCTCTACCATTTAAAG GAGGGGCGGACCTACGTGGGCAGAGAGGACGCGTCCACAGAGCAGGACATCA TCCTGCACGGTCTGGACCTGGAGAGCGAGCACTGCATGTTTGAGAACCAGAACGGGACGGTGACTCTGGTGCCGCTCGCCGGAGCTCAGTGTTCGGTCAACGGAGTCCAGGTGACGGAGCCGTCGCAGCTCAACCAGG GCGCCGTCATTCTGCTCGGCAGGACCAACATGTTTCGCTTCAACCATCCGAAGGAGGCAGCCAAGCTGCGGGAGAAACGAAAG AGTGGCCTTCTCCCCACGTTCAGCCTCTCCATGACCGATCTGTCCAAGTCCTGCGAGAACCTCTCCACTGTGATGCTCTACAACCCCGG TCTCTTCACTGAGAAGGGCCCCGTCTTCCTCAG GTTGGAGTTTGAGCGACAGCAGcgagaagagctggagaagcTGGAGATGAAGAG GAGGCTGATCAAAGAGATGGAGGCCAAGCAGCAGAGCGAGAAGGCGGAGCTGGAGCGCCTCCAACAGGAGGTGGAGAGTCAGCGCAAGGAGTCCGAGGAGGTGCAGCAGCGGATCCTCCGCCAGGAGGAGAGCCTCCACCGCCGCAGCCAGGACATCGAGAGCCGGCTGCGAGACTTCCTGGCTGAGAAGGAGCGCTTCGAGGAGGAGAGGCGCTCCGAGATCAATGAGGTGGATCTCCAGCGGAGGCGACGGCGGAAGGAGCCGCAGGAGCGTGAGGCAGACCGTGCGGAGGAGCGAGACGAGCAGCAGCGGAGGCACCAGGAGGCGGCAGAGCAGACGGAGATCTACCGCGAGCTGGAGCGGCTGAAGAGGGAGCGCGAGGAGCAGCGGGTGCGTCTGGAGACGGAGCGGCGGCGGCTGGAGGAGCAGGAGCGCGAGCAGCTGAGTCTGGTGGGGCGGCTGGAGGAGCAGCTGAGGGAGAAACACGAAGCCGCCACCGCCCTGCTGACCCGGGAGGACGCCCGCCGCctggaggaggagcagcaggCGCTGGCAGAGATCAGAGAAGCCCTCCTCCGCGCCAAAGAGGCCGCTGAGCGGCCGGACGTGGAGGATGCTGGCGAGGAGGCGCGGGCCGCCCAGAGCCGCTACGCCGACTTCAAGGCAGCTCAGGTGAAGGAGCTGGACCTGCTGGAGGAGGGGCTGCGGCAGCAGAGGGAGCGTCTGGAGAAGGAGGTTGCCGCCGAGCGCGGCGCCCTGCTGCTCCTCACCCACGGCCTGAGAGAGCGCCAGCAGCACCTGAAGGAGACGCAGGAGAAGGGAGCGCAGGACGCCACCGCTGTCTGCCACGAGGAGCAGCTGCTCCGACAGGCGGAGCACAGGCTGCAACTGAAGGAGCGACAGCTCGCCAACCTCGCCAACGGCCTCCTCCCCGCCCTCGCCGAGGAGAAGCAGAGAGCCTCGGAGCTGCTGGAGCGCAGCGGCGGCGGCAATGGGAACTGCGACCGGCCTCCGGGGCTCGACAACACGCTGTTCCAGGTGGAGAAGGAGCTGGAGGACAAAGAGGAGAAGCTGAGCCTTCATTGGCACAGCGCCCGGCAGCTCCAGCAGCTCCAGGAGACCTACGAGTTCACGGCCAATGTGGCGCGGCAGGAGGAGAAGGTGAggaggaaggagaaggagaTCCTGGAGTCAAAGGAGAAGCAGCAGAGGGAGGCGATGGAGCAGGCCGTGGCCCGGCTGGAGAGGAGGCACTCCGCCCTGAGACGAAACGTCTCCCTCGAGCCCGACTCCGAGGAGCAGAGGAGCAAGAGCTCCGTCGCCAGGACCCCGAGGACGGGGGCGGAGCTGGACCAGCAGAG AGTGCAGCGCGAGATCCAGAAGCTGCGGCAGCGGATCAGCGAGGGCGACGACACCAGCCGGACACACTCCATCAGCAGCGACGAGCGTGCGGGTCACGGCGGCTCACCCGCCAGTCACATCCAGGGTCTGAGCACGCTGCTGCCCATGTCCGACGACAG GATAAACGCCTACATCGAAGAGGAAGTCCAGCGGCGGCTACGCAAGATGAACCTCCTGAACGGCAGCAGCATGGATCTGTCTCTGTCCACAGAATCACTGCGA gaggaggaggaggaggttagCGACTGTAGCTCTGTTAGATTGACAGATGAG gAGGATGAAAAGCTCCCAAACATTAATCCGAGGAAGCTCAAGTATCAG CACTTGGTGTCTCGTCCTCCTGGGACGAGCTGTGGCGGCCTCCAGGAACCTGTTAAAATTAGCATTCCTCGTTACGTTCTCCGCGGGCAGGGGAAGGACGAGCACTTTGAGTTTGAGGTGAAG ATCACTGTGATGGACGAGACGTGGACGGTGTTCAGACGCTACAGCCGCTTCCGGGAAATGCACAAGAGCCTGAAGTTAAAATATCCAGAG
- the kif16ba gene encoding kinesin-like protein KIF16B isoform X4: MASVRVAVRVRPMNRREKDLMAKCIIEMEGTKTSITNLKISDGVLGDSVREHTKTFTYDFSYDSMDCKSATFVSQEKVFKDLGSDVLKAAFEGYNACVFAYGQTGSGKSYTMMGAPGDAGLIPRICEGLFSRISEATRWDEASFRTEVSYLEIYNERVRDLLRRKSTQTYNLRVREHPKGGPYVEDLSKHLVQNYGDVEELMEAGNINRTTASTGMNDVSSRSHAIFTINFTQAKFDAEMPSETLSKIHLVDLAGSERADATGATGVRLKEGGNINKSLVTLGNVISALADMSQGGVNTNLKKKSVFVPYRDSVLTWLLKDSLGGNSKTIMIATVSPADVNYGETLSTLRYANRAKNIINKPTINEDANVRLIRELRAEIARLKALLVQGNQIALLDSPTALSMEEKLHQNEARVLELTKEWTNKWNETQNILKEETLALRKEGIGVVLDSELPHLIGIDDDLLSTGIILYHLKEGRTYVGREDASTEQDIILHGLDLESEHCMFENQNGTVTLVPLAGAQCSVNGVQVTEPSQLNQGAVILLGRTNMFRFNHPKEAAKLREKRKSGLLPTFSLSMTDLSKSCENLSTVMLYNPGLFTEKGPVFLRLEFERQQREELEKLEMKRRLIKEMEAKQQSEKAELERLQQEVESQRKESEEVQQRILRQEESLHRRSQDIESRLRDFLAEKERFEEERRSEINEVDLQRRRRRKEPQEREADRAEERDEQQRRHQEAAEQTEIYRELERLKREREEQRVRLETERRRLEEQEREQLSLVGRLEEQLREKHEAATALLTREDARRLEEEQQALAEIREALLRAKEAAERPDVEDAGEEARAAQSRYADFKAAQVKELDLLEEGLRQQRERLEKEVAAERGALLLLTHGLRERQQHLKETQEKGAQDATAVCHEEQLLRQAEHRLQLKERQLANLANGLLPALAEEKQRASELLERSGGGNGNCDRPPGLDNTLFQVEKELEDKEEKLSLHWHSARQLQQLQETYEFTANVARQEEKVRRKEKEILESKEKQQREAMEQAVARLERRHSALRRNVSLEPDSEEQRSKSSVARTPRTGAELDQQRVQREIQKLRQRISEGDDTSRTHSISSDERAGHGGSPASHIQGLSTLLPMSDDRINAYIEEEVQRRLRKMNLLNGSSMDLSLSTESLRVRAAPHSSSRPTFNLPSHLSPRTAVDTSSDRVVGTNLIQFNFIYTTVTSRRFIPTADTRFQSNH, from the exons ATGGCGTCGGTCCGGGTGGCTGTGCGGGTCCGGCCCATGAACAGGCG GGAGAAGGATCTGATGGCAAAGTGCATCATCGAGATGGAAGGAACCAAAACCTCCATCACCAACCTGAAG atctccgATGGCGTCCTCGGCGACTCGGTGAGGGAGCACACCAAAACCTTCACGTACGACTTCTCCTACGACTCGATGGACTGTAAGAGCGCCACCTTCGTCTCTCAGGAAAAG GTTTTCAAAGATTTGGGCTCCGACGTGTTGAAGGCAGCGTTCGAGGGCTACAACGCCTGCGTCTTCGCCTACGGTCAGACGGGCTCCGGGAAGTCCTACACCATGATGGGAGCGCCG GGCGACGCCGGTCTGATCCCGAGGATCTGTGAGGGTTTGTTCAGTCGGATCTCGGAGGCCACTCGATGGGACGAAGCTTCGTTTCGCACAGAAGTCAG CTACCTGGAGATCTACAACGAGAGGGTCAGAGACCTGCTGAGGAGGAAGTCCACTCAGACCTACAACCTGAGGGTCAGGGAGCACCCGAAAGGCGGGCCCTACGTGGAAG ATCTGTCCAAACACCTGGTGCAGAACTACGGCGACGTGGAGGAGCTGATGGAGGCCGGAAACATCAACCGCACCACCGCCAGCACCGGCATGAACGACGTCAGCAGCCGCTCGcatgccatcttcaccatcaACTTCACACAG GCCAAGTTCGATGCCGAGATGCCCAGCGAAACCCTCAGTAAGATCCACCTGGTCGATCTGGCCGGCAGCGAGCGAGCTGACGCCACCGGAGCCACCGGCGTCCGACTGAAGGAGGGCGGGAACATCAACAAGTCGCTGGTCACCCTGGGCAACGTCATATCTGCTTTAG CCGACATGTCGCAGGGCGGCGTGAACACCAACCTGAAGAAGAAGTCGGTGTTCGTTCCCTACAGAGACTCGGTGCTGACGTGGCTGCTGAAGGACAGCCTGGGCGGAAACTCCAAGACCATCATGATCGCCA CCGTTTCTCCCGCCGACGTAAATTACGGCGAGACGCTCAGCACTCTGCGCTACGCCAACCGAGCCAAGAACATCATCAACAAACCCACCATCAACGAGGACGCCAACGTCAGGCTGATCCGAGAACTGCGGGCTGAAATCGCCCGGCTCAAAGCTCTGTTGGTCCAGGGCAACCAG ATCGCTCTGCTGGACTCGCCCACCGCTCTGAGCATGGAGGAGAAGCTGCACCAGAATGAAGCCCGG GTCTTGGAGCTGACTAAAGAGTGGACCAACAAATGGAACGAGACTCAAAACATCCTCAAG GAGGAGACGCTCGCTCTGAGGAAAGAGGGCATCGGCGTGGTGCTGGACTCCGAGCTGCCTCACCTCATCGGCATCGACGACGACCTCCTCAGCACCGGCATCATCCTCTACCATTTAAAG GAGGGGCGGACCTACGTGGGCAGAGAGGACGCGTCCACAGAGCAGGACATCA TCCTGCACGGTCTGGACCTGGAGAGCGAGCACTGCATGTTTGAGAACCAGAACGGGACGGTGACTCTGGTGCCGCTCGCCGGAGCTCAGTGTTCGGTCAACGGAGTCCAGGTGACGGAGCCGTCGCAGCTCAACCAGG GCGCCGTCATTCTGCTCGGCAGGACCAACATGTTTCGCTTCAACCATCCGAAGGAGGCAGCCAAGCTGCGGGAGAAACGAAAG AGTGGCCTTCTCCCCACGTTCAGCCTCTCCATGACCGATCTGTCCAAGTCCTGCGAGAACCTCTCCACTGTGATGCTCTACAACCCCGG TCTCTTCACTGAGAAGGGCCCCGTCTTCCTCAG GTTGGAGTTTGAGCGACAGCAGcgagaagagctggagaagcTGGAGATGAAGAG GAGGCTGATCAAAGAGATGGAGGCCAAGCAGCAGAGCGAGAAGGCGGAGCTGGAGCGCCTCCAACAGGAGGTGGAGAGTCAGCGCAAGGAGTCCGAGGAGGTGCAGCAGCGGATCCTCCGCCAGGAGGAGAGCCTCCACCGCCGCAGCCAGGACATCGAGAGCCGGCTGCGAGACTTCCTGGCTGAGAAGGAGCGCTTCGAGGAGGAGAGGCGCTCCGAGATCAATGAGGTGGATCTCCAGCGGAGGCGACGGCGGAAGGAGCCGCAGGAGCGTGAGGCAGACCGTGCGGAGGAGCGAGACGAGCAGCAGCGGAGGCACCAGGAGGCGGCAGAGCAGACGGAGATCTACCGCGAGCTGGAGCGGCTGAAGAGGGAGCGCGAGGAGCAGCGGGTGCGTCTGGAGACGGAGCGGCGGCGGCTGGAGGAGCAGGAGCGCGAGCAGCTGAGTCTGGTGGGGCGGCTGGAGGAGCAGCTGAGGGAGAAACACGAAGCCGCCACCGCCCTGCTGACCCGGGAGGACGCCCGCCGCctggaggaggagcagcaggCGCTGGCAGAGATCAGAGAAGCCCTCCTCCGCGCCAAAGAGGCCGCTGAGCGGCCGGACGTGGAGGATGCTGGCGAGGAGGCGCGGGCCGCCCAGAGCCGCTACGCCGACTTCAAGGCAGCTCAGGTGAAGGAGCTGGACCTGCTGGAGGAGGGGCTGCGGCAGCAGAGGGAGCGTCTGGAGAAGGAGGTTGCCGCCGAGCGCGGCGCCCTGCTGCTCCTCACCCACGGCCTGAGAGAGCGCCAGCAGCACCTGAAGGAGACGCAGGAGAAGGGAGCGCAGGACGCCACCGCTGTCTGCCACGAGGAGCAGCTGCTCCGACAGGCGGAGCACAGGCTGCAACTGAAGGAGCGACAGCTCGCCAACCTCGCCAACGGCCTCCTCCCCGCCCTCGCCGAGGAGAAGCAGAGAGCCTCGGAGCTGCTGGAGCGCAGCGGCGGCGGCAATGGGAACTGCGACCGGCCTCCGGGGCTCGACAACACGCTGTTCCAGGTGGAGAAGGAGCTGGAGGACAAAGAGGAGAAGCTGAGCCTTCATTGGCACAGCGCCCGGCAGCTCCAGCAGCTCCAGGAGACCTACGAGTTCACGGCCAATGTGGCGCGGCAGGAGGAGAAGGTGAggaggaaggagaaggagaTCCTGGAGTCAAAGGAGAAGCAGCAGAGGGAGGCGATGGAGCAGGCCGTGGCCCGGCTGGAGAGGAGGCACTCCGCCCTGAGACGAAACGTCTCCCTCGAGCCCGACTCCGAGGAGCAGAGGAGCAAGAGCTCCGTCGCCAGGACCCCGAGGACGGGGGCGGAGCTGGACCAGCAGAG AGTGCAGCGCGAGATCCAGAAGCTGCGGCAGCGGATCAGCGAGGGCGACGACACCAGCCGGACACACTCCATCAGCAGCGACGAGCGTGCGGGTCACGGCGGCTCACCCGCCAGTCACATCCAGGGTCTGAGCACGCTGCTGCCCATGTCCGACGACAG GATAAACGCCTACATCGAAGAGGAAGTCCAGCGGCGGCTACGCAAGATGAACCTCCTGAACGGCAGCAGCATGGATCTGTCTCTGTCCACAGAATCACTGCGAGTAAGAGCCGCACCACACTCTTCATCACGGCCCACATTTAACCTGCCGAGTCATCTCAGTCCGAGAACGGCGGTCGACACGTCCTCTGATCGGGTTGTTGGCACAAATCTGAtccagttcaattttatttatacaacagTCACCTCGAGGCGCTTCATCCCCACCGCTGACACTCGTTTTCAGAGTAACCACTGA